Proteins co-encoded in one Gracilimonas sp. genomic window:
- a CDS encoding hybrid sensor histidine kinase/response regulator: protein MKPKESLILIVDDTPANLRLLSHVLTKEGYEYIEASNGHEAIELAKKHEPDLILLDIMMPDISGFEVVKRIKSNQLLEDTPVIFLSSLSDTEDKVQGFKYGGVDYITKPFQKEETLARIKTHLQIRSLQKQLNERIKILREREIELSRLNQKKDDLVRTVSHDIKNPLTGIIGLVKLMRDSNKITAEEQTQMLSVIEESGTNLLNLVREVLDRESKKIEPEELEYSTVSITELFERVVSMNRAKSVVKNVKLDYSVSPAGIKLDADQNKLEIAVNNLVSNALKFTPSGGEVVVHAIQNNGSLEIRVQDTGIGIPEKLQEDLFTNPDKPSRNGTNGEVGTGLGLDIVQLYVELHEGKIWVESELDKGTTFFISLPLEEKLA, encoded by the coding sequence TTGAAGCCAAAAGAAAGTTTAATCTTAATTGTAGATGATACGCCTGCCAACCTTCGTCTGCTATCTCATGTACTGACGAAAGAGGGCTATGAATATATTGAAGCCTCAAACGGACATGAAGCTATAGAGTTGGCAAAAAAACATGAGCCGGACTTAATTTTGCTCGATATCATGATGCCCGACATCAGCGGATTTGAAGTGGTCAAGCGAATTAAATCAAATCAGCTGCTTGAAGATACTCCGGTTATATTTTTAAGCTCGCTATCAGATACCGAAGATAAAGTACAGGGATTTAAATATGGTGGGGTGGACTACATTACCAAGCCCTTTCAGAAAGAAGAAACCCTGGCCAGAATTAAGACACACCTGCAAATTCGCTCCCTTCAAAAGCAGCTTAATGAACGCATAAAAATTTTAAGAGAACGTGAAATTGAGTTGAGCAGGCTGAACCAAAAAAAGGATGATTTGGTACGAACGGTAAGCCACGATATAAAGAATCCACTCACCGGAATAATCGGGCTGGTAAAACTGATGAGGGACAGCAATAAGATTACAGCCGAGGAACAAACCCAAATGCTTTCTGTAATTGAAGAAAGTGGAACCAATCTTTTGAATTTGGTGAGGGAAGTCCTTGACCGGGAGTCAAAGAAAATTGAGCCTGAAGAACTGGAATATTCAACCGTGTCAATTACGGAATTATTTGAGCGTGTAGTTTCCATGAACAGGGCAAAGTCGGTGGTTAAAAACGTAAAGCTGGATTATTCTGTTAGTCCGGCCGGAATTAAGTTGGATGCTGATCAAAATAAATTAGAAATAGCCGTCAACAACCTGGTTTCGAATGCACTGAAATTTACTCCTTCAGGGGGAGAAGTTGTCGTTCATGCAATCCAGAATAATGGCAGCTTGGAAATCAGAGTGCAGGACACCGGTATTGGGATCCCTGAGAAATTACAAGAAGATTTATTCACTAATCCCGATAAACCTTCCCGAAATGGAACCAATGGTGAGGTTGGAACCGGACTTGGTTTAGATATTGTACAGTTATATGTTGAACTGCATGAAGGAAAGATCTGGGTTGAGTCTGAATTGGATAAGGGCACCACGTTTTTTATTAGTTTACCTTTAGAAGAAAAGTTAGCATAA
- a CDS encoding PspC domain-containing protein — translation MADKIRTKQASRTGTASLEFNDFELNSTMQEFLKEEEKDTGKSIWNIATISGMVMLFLAITFMVQWVGLPIGEGLANFVSDAIVGLPIIGGALITLVGFGFFVGDRKRARKIKKARKKAKAASSGSYTDIPGSESSSYSSNAKLNNALDSKSSSGKSTSYSGIDSYGYRHSKRLMKSRSDKKWAGVCGGLAKYFGISATVVRFIFVAAFFMGWGASLLVYFGLSLAMPKEPVEMMDDFDY, via the coding sequence ATGGCTGATAAAATTAGAACAAAGCAAGCATCAAGAACCGGTACCGCATCTTTGGAGTTTAACGATTTTGAGTTAAACTCAACCATGCAGGAATTCCTTAAAGAAGAGGAAAAAGACACAGGCAAAAGCATTTGGAATATTGCCACCATCTCAGGCATGGTAATGTTGTTTTTAGCTATTACTTTTATGGTGCAGTGGGTTGGGTTACCGATTGGCGAAGGTCTCGCAAATTTTGTTAGTGATGCTATCGTTGGCTTACCCATTATTGGTGGAGCTTTGATTACCCTGGTAGGCTTTGGATTCTTTGTTGGTGACCGAAAAAGAGCACGTAAAATTAAGAAGGCCAGAAAGAAGGCCAAGGCAGCCTCTTCAGGCTCTTATACAGATATTCCCGGTTCAGAATCAAGTTCCTATTCCTCAAATGCTAAATTGAATAACGCCCTCGATTCAAAATCATCATCCGGTAAGAGTACATCATACAGCGGTATCGACAGCTATGGATACCGTCACTCTAAAAGGTTGATGAAATCCAGGTCTGATAAAAAATGGGCCGGTGTGTGCGGAGGACTGGCGAAGTATTTTGGTATCAGCGCTACCGTTGTACGGTTTATTTTTGTAGCAGCATTTTTCATGGGATGGGGCGCCAGTCTTTTAGTCTATTTCGGCCTTTCTTTGGCGATGCCTAAAGAGCCGGTGGAAATGATGGACGACTTCGATTACTAA
- a CDS encoding 5-formyltetrahydrofolate cyclo-ligase: protein MSSISQQKQDLREKVLAERLQIPDREWKNKSDQIISSLTNADYFKEAKTVHTYISMNQRREVYTDGLLEDILNGDKRAVVPVTNFEDRSLTHSEIRSLSDLKKNKWGVEEPKHITPVNVKELELIIVPMAAADRAGNRLGYGKGFYDRFLKEAKAIKVGLVFDAFLFDEIPIEEFDEKLDVIISEEEVIFA from the coding sequence ATGAGCTCCATTTCCCAACAAAAGCAGGATTTAAGGGAAAAAGTATTAGCTGAAAGACTGCAGATTCCTGACAGGGAATGGAAGAATAAATCAGATCAGATTATCTCTTCACTTACAAATGCTGACTACTTCAAAGAAGCTAAAACGGTTCATACCTATATATCTATGAACCAGCGGCGGGAAGTTTACACCGATGGCTTACTCGAAGATATTTTAAATGGAGACAAGAGAGCCGTAGTTCCAGTCACCAATTTCGAAGACAGGAGTTTAACCCACTCGGAGATTCGCTCTCTTTCTGACCTGAAAAAAAACAAATGGGGAGTAGAAGAGCCAAAGCATATTACTCCGGTAAATGTGAAGGAGCTTGAGCTTATTATTGTACCCATGGCTGCTGCAGACCGAGCCGGAAACAGGCTGGGATATGGCAAGGGGTTTTATGATCGTTTTTTAAAAGAAGCCAAAGCTATAAAAGTAGGCTTAGTGTTTGATGCCTTTCTGTTTGATGAAATACCCATCGAAGAATTTGACGAAAAATTGGATGTGATAATTTCGGAAGAGGAAGTGATTTTCGCGTAA
- the bshC gene encoding bacillithiol biosynthesis cysteine-adding enzyme BshC produces MDLSGCSFTELSYSKLFTTYLNDYDKLSSFYEFNPLDEADIERRAEALSGARYKDAYIEALREYHDELGISSSQTNQLKKLGKEDALVVVTGQQLGILGGPMFTIYKTMAAILLARSYQEKLGRPVVPVFWLADEDHDFEEIAWTGITGRKDFTKIHLNEEGSGKPVSDELVTGQIEELKSKIKEELFDTDFSEALWSQIDEHYREGKTHSRAFAGLINQWFAEEGLLIAGSNFAPVKNLLVDQFSASISKADSIYEAIEKKSSELENDFHRQVMNGDSNLFYLSETEGRQKLNREGKGWRAGEKNWTQEELIEKIQSSPEKFSPNVFLRPVIQDMLLPTLGYVAGPGELAYYGQMKDFYRHFDLQMPPIFPRFSATIIESGISRIVEKLPFSFCEYGKRIEDLESEFIEQTDTVDIEQVFGDWKQKLEDSAEEPLQVINEIDPTLDGMVGKTVAGFGNELDKLKGRVYRSIKKQEEIQLNRIEKIKVNLFPDGGLQERAVSPVYFMNKYGVDIWNELLAEIEKEGLDLTKHHLIEL; encoded by the coding sequence TTGGACCTATCTGGATGTTCGTTTACCGAACTGTCTTACTCAAAGCTATTCACAACCTACCTAAACGATTACGATAAGCTCAGTTCATTTTATGAGTTTAATCCTCTGGATGAAGCTGACATTGAAAGAAGAGCAGAAGCCCTTTCTGGAGCACGATATAAAGACGCTTATATAGAGGCACTGAGAGAATATCATGATGAACTCGGTATTTCCTCTTCTCAAACCAATCAGCTGAAGAAACTCGGTAAAGAAGATGCACTTGTTGTAGTGACCGGCCAGCAGTTGGGCATTTTAGGTGGACCTATGTTCACCATTTATAAAACAATGGCGGCTATTCTGCTTGCCCGAAGTTATCAGGAAAAATTAGGCCGGCCCGTTGTCCCTGTATTTTGGCTGGCTGATGAAGATCATGATTTTGAAGAAATAGCGTGGACAGGCATAACCGGCAGAAAAGACTTTACAAAAATTCATTTAAATGAAGAGGGTAGCGGAAAGCCGGTTTCTGATGAATTGGTTACCGGGCAGATTGAAGAATTGAAATCAAAAATTAAGGAAGAACTTTTTGATACAGACTTTTCGGAAGCTCTTTGGAGCCAAATAGATGAACACTATCGGGAAGGGAAAACCCACTCCCGGGCATTTGCCGGATTAATAAACCAGTGGTTTGCTGAAGAAGGCCTGCTGATTGCGGGGAGTAATTTTGCCCCTGTTAAAAACCTGTTGGTCGACCAATTCTCTGCCAGCATATCGAAAGCGGATTCGATTTATGAAGCCATAGAGAAAAAAAGTTCGGAACTCGAGAATGATTTTCATCGACAGGTGATGAATGGTGATTCCAACTTGTTTTACCTATCTGAGACTGAAGGCAGACAAAAGCTTAACCGGGAAGGGAAAGGGTGGAGGGCCGGTGAGAAAAACTGGACCCAGGAAGAACTCATCGAAAAAATCCAGAGTAGCCCGGAAAAATTCTCTCCTAATGTTTTTCTTCGCCCGGTAATTCAGGATATGCTATTACCAACTCTTGGGTATGTAGCCGGACCCGGTGAATTGGCCTACTATGGGCAAATGAAAGACTTTTATAGACACTTCGATCTGCAGATGCCTCCCATTTTTCCAAGATTCAGCGCCACCATTATTGAGTCCGGAATTTCGAGAATCGTGGAAAAGTTACCCTTTAGTTTTTGTGAGTATGGCAAGCGCATTGAAGACCTCGAATCCGAGTTTATCGAACAAACTGATACCGTTGATATTGAGCAGGTATTCGGAGATTGGAAGCAAAAGCTGGAAGATTCGGCCGAAGAACCCCTTCAAGTTATAAATGAGATCGACCCAACTTTGGATGGCATGGTCGGTAAAACGGTAGCAGGATTTGGCAATGAGCTTGATAAACTGAAAGGCCGCGTATATCGCTCCATCAAAAAGCAGGAAGAAATTCAGCTAAACCGTATTGAGAAGATCAAAGTGAATTTATTCCCCGATGGAGGATTACAGGAACGAGCAGTTTCCCCGGTGTACTTTATGAATAAGTATGGGGTGGATATTTGGAACGAACTGCTTGCTGAAATTGAGAAAGAAGGGTTGGATCTGACTAAACATCACCTGATTGAATTATGA
- a CDS encoding bifunctional nuclease family protein has product MSKVLMEILGLSTSPSSGGAYALILTEAEGNQRLPIIIGSFEAQAIALELENIKPPRPMTHDLLKNFFLSFDTQVKQVFINDLSEGTFYAQIIFERENQLVELDARPSDAIALAVRFNAPIYVNDEVLKEAGISTEPESQTLEEALKSDDPAPGQKELTQLEKLEKELQTAIETENYEKAAKIRDRISKMKG; this is encoded by the coding sequence TTGAGTAAAGTATTAATGGAAATTCTGGGACTCTCAACAAGCCCGAGCAGTGGAGGCGCGTACGCTTTAATCTTAACAGAAGCGGAAGGAAATCAAAGACTCCCCATCATCATTGGTTCGTTCGAAGCTCAGGCTATTGCTCTTGAGCTCGAAAACATTAAGCCACCCCGACCAATGACTCACGACTTGTTGAAGAACTTCTTTTTAAGCTTCGACACGCAAGTGAAGCAGGTCTTCATTAATGATTTATCAGAAGGAACCTTTTATGCGCAAATTATATTTGAGCGTGAGAATCAGCTGGTAGAGCTGGATGCCCGACCGAGTGATGCCATTGCATTAGCAGTGCGCTTTAACGCACCTATCTATGTGAATGACGAGGTGTTGAAGGAAGCCGGGATCAGTACAGAACCGGAAAGCCAAACCCTCGAAGAAGCACTCAAAAGCGATGATCCTGCACCCGGGCAAAAAGAATTAACCCAACTCGAAAAGTTGGAAAAAGAGCTTCAAACAGCTATTGAAACCGAAAATTACGAGAAAGCGGCCAAGATTCGGGACCGCATTTCTAAAATGAAAGGATAA
- the ndhC gene encoding NADH-quinone oxidoreductase subunit A: MLENYFPILIVGIVALILAAAFLILSKILGPFRPNKNKLDPYESGMDPVGEAKDRYSISFYLVAMEFIVFDLEVIFIYPWAVRYLEFGVGTFMAMMLFIVILFVGLLYTLKKGTLDWDLNHFKA, from the coding sequence ATGCTCGAAAATTATTTTCCGATTTTAATTGTAGGTATCGTTGCCTTAATTCTGGCAGCTGCTTTTCTGATCCTATCTAAAATATTAGGGCCATTTCGTCCTAATAAGAACAAGTTAGATCCTTACGAAAGTGGAATGGATCCGGTCGGGGAAGCCAAAGACCGCTATTCTATCAGCTTCTACCTGGTAGCGATGGAATTTATTGTATTCGACCTTGAAGTCATTTTCATATATCCGTGGGCGGTTCGGTATTTAGAATTTGGCGTAGGAACGTTCATGGCTATGATGCTATTTATTGTAATACTATTCGTCGGACTTCTCTATACCCTGAAGAAAGGCACCTTAGACTGGGACTTAAATCATTTTAAAGCTTAA
- the nuoB gene encoding NADH-quinone oxidoreductase subunit NuoB, which translates to MGIESALGEGFFTTKIDALTNWARANAAWPMPMGLACCAIEMMAFAGPRYDASRFGSEVMRFSPRQSDVMIVAGWSTYKMSHAIRRIWDQMPDPKWCIAMGACASTGGMHRCYGVVQGVDNYLPVDAYVSGCPPRPDALLHALMKIQDKIKTEHSVLLDT; encoded by the coding sequence ATGGGAATCGAATCAGCACTTGGTGAAGGTTTTTTTACAACTAAAATTGATGCGCTCACAAACTGGGCCCGGGCCAATGCCGCCTGGCCGATGCCAATGGGTTTAGCCTGTTGCGCTATCGAAATGATGGCCTTTGCCGGCCCGCGTTATGACGCCTCCCGATTCGGTTCGGAGGTAATGCGCTTTTCTCCCCGGCAAAGTGATGTTATGATTGTGGCTGGATGGTCCACCTATAAAATGTCGCACGCTATTCGCCGTATCTGGGATCAAATGCCCGATCCAAAATGGTGTATCGCTATGGGTGCTTGTGCATCAACTGGTGGAATGCACCGCTGCTATGGTGTGGTTCAGGGAGTTGATAATTACCTTCCGGTTGACGCTTACGTTTCCGGTTGCCCTCCCCGCCCCGATGCCCTGCTTCATGCACTGATGAAGATACAGGACAAAATTAAAACTGAGCACTCTGTTTTATTAGACACTTAA
- a CDS encoding NADH-quinone oxidoreductase subunit C, producing MSLDLNKTEQGVVDGLSSDFSEDLIEVYQSCGHTYIRVEEENIIDILKYLKEKHHFIFLCDIIGTDRYTSDERFEVIYNIMNLRTQDRMFVKIRVEEENPQVPTATSLWTSAGWFEREIYDMYGVRFEGHPDHRRMYMPEDFEYFPLRKEFPLLGIPGSIELPNTTPDTE from the coding sequence ATGAGTTTAGACTTGAACAAAACGGAACAAGGCGTTGTAGATGGCCTTTCTTCTGATTTTTCCGAGGACTTGATTGAAGTTTATCAGTCCTGTGGTCATACCTACATCCGGGTTGAAGAAGAAAACATTATAGACATTCTGAAATACCTGAAGGAAAAGCACCACTTTATTTTCTTGTGTGATATTATCGGAACCGACCGGTACACATCTGACGAGCGGTTTGAAGTTATTTACAACATCATGAATCTTCGAACTCAGGATCGAATGTTTGTGAAGATCAGAGTAGAAGAAGAAAATCCTCAGGTTCCAACCGCCACTTCTCTTTGGACCTCCGCCGGCTGGTTTGAACGTGAAATTTACGATATGTACGGTGTTCGTTTTGAAGGGCATCCTGATCACAGACGTATGTATATGCCGGAAGATTTTGAATACTTCCCGCTTAGAAAAGAATTTCCGCTGTTGGGTATCCCCGGTTCTATCGAACTGCCTAACACAACCCCAGATACGGAGTAA
- the nuoD gene encoding NADH dehydrogenase (quinone) subunit D, with protein sequence MKLKDINSKVDPKFFKEHQRGIYKSLEDKHTTIEEIDSEDPLNSKMILNMGPQHPATHGVLRLILQLRGELIEKTKIDIGYLHRGVEKIAENKTYQEFMPYTDRMDYLSPYSNNVALCTAVEKLADVEVPERAQYIRMICCELARISSHLLWLGTMVMDAGAISFFIWTFREREKIYDIFDEVAGHRFTVSHSRIGGVANDLTDDAVARIKEFVEKFPQELKDWHGLLDRNRIFIERNQDVGILQTKNALDLGATGPVLRASGYAVDQRIINPYLKYDEVDFEVPTRLEGDNLARYFVRMEEMGESIKIIQQCFDKMPKGPVRTNNAKQAYPSKDEVYYSMEGMIHDFMMTDTGICPPAGKEVYHAVESPKGELGYFIQSDGTGHPWRLKVNAPSLRNLQVLEHILDGEMVADTVVIIGGIDPVMGEADK encoded by the coding sequence ATGAAACTCAAAGACATTAACAGTAAGGTAGATCCTAAGTTTTTTAAGGAGCACCAGCGAGGCATATATAAAAGCCTTGAGGATAAGCACACTACCATTGAAGAGATTGACAGCGAAGACCCGCTGAATTCCAAAATGATTTTGAATATGGGTCCGCAGCATCCGGCTACACACGGGGTGTTGCGTCTTATCCTTCAGCTGAGGGGTGAATTGATTGAAAAAACCAAGATTGACATTGGGTACCTGCACCGTGGTGTAGAAAAGATTGCTGAGAATAAGACATACCAGGAATTCATGCCTTACACCGACCGCATGGATTACCTATCTCCTTACAGCAATAACGTAGCTTTATGTACCGCTGTTGAGAAACTGGCTGATGTTGAAGTACCCGAACGTGCTCAATACATTCGCATGATTTGTTGTGAATTGGCTCGTATCTCCTCTCACCTGTTATGGTTAGGTACCATGGTGATGGATGCCGGTGCCATCTCATTTTTCATCTGGACCTTCCGTGAACGTGAAAAAATCTATGACATTTTTGATGAAGTAGCCGGGCACCGTTTTACGGTTTCTCACTCCAGAATTGGGGGTGTGGCGAACGATCTTACCGATGATGCCGTAGCACGTATTAAGGAGTTTGTAGAGAAATTCCCTCAGGAACTTAAAGACTGGCATGGACTTTTAGACCGTAACCGAATTTTTATTGAAAGAAACCAGGATGTTGGGATCCTTCAAACCAAGAATGCTCTAGACCTTGGTGCTACCGGTCCGGTTCTAAGAGCTTCGGGGTATGCTGTTGACCAGCGAATTATTAATCCCTATCTGAAGTATGATGAGGTAGATTTTGAAGTACCAACCCGCCTTGAGGGTGATAATCTTGCCCGATACTTTGTCAGAATGGAAGAGATGGGTGAAAGTATTAAGATTATTCAGCAGTGCTTTGATAAGATGCCAAAAGGCCCGGTTAGAACCAATAACGCCAAGCAGGCCTACCCTTCCAAAGACGAAGTTTACTATTCCATGGAGGGAATGATTCATGATTTCATGATGACGGACACCGGTATTTGTCCACCGGCTGGTAAAGAAGTTTACCATGCGGTAGAATCCCCTAAAGGAGAACTTGGCTACTTTATTCAAAGCGATGGAACCGGACATCCATGGAGATTAAAAGTTAATGCCCCTTCCCTCAGAAACCTTCAGGTGCTGGAGCATATTCTGGATGGCGAGATGGTGGCTGACACGGTTGTTATAATCGGAGGAATTGATCCTGTAATGGGAGAAGCAGATAAATAA